From the genome of Phycicoccus duodecadis:
CGCGTTGTCGGCCCCGCCCCCGACAATGGGTCCGTGCCCCTCTACCGCGACGAGGCGATCGTCCTGCGCACCCACAAGCTGGGTGAGGCCGACCGCATCGTCACCGTCCTGTCGCGCCGCCTCGGCAAGCTGCGGATGGTCGGCAAGGGCGTGCGACGCACCAAGTCACGCTTCGGCGCGCGGCTCGAGCCGGGGATGCACATCGACGTCCAGTGCTACGAGGGCCGCAACCTCGACACCGTGACCCAGGTCGAGACCCTCGACTCCTGGGGCGAGACGATCTCGCGCGACTACCGGTCGTGGACCTCGGCGGTCGCGGTCCTCGAGACCTGCGACCGGCTCACCGAGGAGCGCGAGCCGGCGCTCCAGCAGTACCTGCTGCTGGCGGGCGCCCTGCGCTCGATGGCCGACCGCGACCACGACGCCGGGCTGGTCCTCGACGCCTACCTGCTGCGGGCGATGGCCATCGGCGGCTACGCCCCGAGCTTCCACGACTGCGCCAAGTGCGGGGCGCCCGGGCCGCACCGCGCCTTCCACGTCGCGGCCGGCGGTGTGGTGTGCCCCGTCTGCCGCCCGCCCGGCTCGGCCGCCCCGGCCCCCGAGACGCTGCGCCTGCTCGCCGCGCTGCTGGCCGGCGACTGGGCTCCGGCCGACGCCTCCGACGACCGGCACCGCCACGAGGGCAGCGGCCTGACCGCCGCGTTCCTCCAGTGGCATCTCGAACGCGGCATCCGCAGCCTCCGTATGGTGGAGCGGTGAGCGGCCCCACCCCCTACGCGCGCCCCTTCCCGCACCCCAGCGGCGCCGTGGCTCCGGTCGTCGACGCCGCGAAGCTCCCGCGGCACGTGGCGGTCGTCATGGACGGCAACGGCCGCTGGGCCAACCAGCGCGGCCTGCCCCGCACCAAGGGGCACGAGGCCGGCGAGGCCGCCCTGCTCGACGTCGTCGCGGGCGCCATCGAGGTGGGGGTCACGCACCTGTCGGCCTACGCCTTCAGCACCGAGAACTGGAAGCGCAGCCCCGACGAGGTGCGCTTCCTCATGGGCTTCAACCGCGACGTCATCCGCCGCCGCCGCGACCACCTGCACGAGTGGGGGGTGCGGATGCGGTGGGTCGGGCGCCGCCCGCGGCTGTGGGGCTCGGTCATCAAGGAGCTCGAGACGGCCCAGGAGCTCACCCGGCACAACACCGGCCTGACGCTCTACTTCTGCGTCAACTACGGCGGCCGGGCCGAGATCGGCGACGCGGTGGGGCGCATCGCCCACGACGTCGCGGCCGGCCGGCTCAAGGCCTCCAGCGTCGACGAGCGCACCGTGGCCCGCTACCTGCCCGAGCCCGACATGCCCGACGTCGACCTCTTCGTGCGCTCGTCGGGTGAGCAGCGCACCAGCAACTTCCTGCTGTGGCAGAGCGCGTACGCCGAGATGGTCTTCCAGAACCGGCTCTGGCCCGACTACGACCGGCGCGACCTCTGGGCCGCCGTGCAGGAGTACGTCGACCGCGAGCGCCGCTACGGCGGGGCCGTCGACGCTCCTACCGCGGGTCCCTGACGGCGCAGGCGGCGCAGAGACCGTCGATCTCGAGGGTGTGCCGTACGTGGCTGAAGCCGTGGTCGCGGGCGACCGCCTCGGCCCAGCGTTCGACGGCGTCGCCGGTGACCTCGACCGTCAGCCCGCAGCCCCGGCAGACGACGTGGTGGTGGTGCTGCTCGCTGGCGCAGGCCCGGTAGACGGACTCTCCCTCGGTGGTACGGATGACGTCGACCTCACCGTCGGCCGCCATCGCCTGCAGGTTGCGGTAGACGGTGGCCAGCCCGACCCGGGTGCCGGACGCCGACAGCGAGGCGTGGATGTCCTGGGCCGAGCGGAACTCGGCGGTCCCGGCCAGCTCGTCGCTGAGCGCCGCGCGTTGGCGGGTGGGGCGCCGCTCGGGGCGGGTGCTCGCGTCGGTCATCGCGTCCCCACCTCCTCGTGCTCGCCGTGCTCGTCGTAGTGCTCTTCGTGGGCCGCGTGGCGGTGCCCGTCGTGCAGGTAGTCGACGTGGTCGCCGTGCTCGACCGCCGCGTGCCCGCACACCGGGCCGTGCTCGTGGTCGTGCCGCTCGGCCCGGGCGTGGGCGGCGCGCCGCAGCCGCGCCACGACGGTGGCGCCGAGGTTGACCACGAGGAACGCCGCGATGGCGAGCAGCACGATGGTGCCGCCCGACGGGGTCTCGGCCTGGTACGACACGACCACGCCGCCGACGCTGCACAGCACGCCGAGCAGCACCGCCCACCGCACGCTGGCGGCGAAGCTGCGGGCCAGCAGCTGGGCCGTGGCGTTGGGGATGATCATCAGGGCGCTGATGAGCAGCAGCCCGACGACCCGCATCGAGACGACCACGGTCACCGCGGTGAGCACGGCCAGCACGAGGTTGTAGGCCATCACGGGCATCCCGGCGGCGCGCGCGTACTCCTCGTCGTTGGCCACGGCGAAGAAGCGAGGCCGCAGCAGCACCGTGGTGACCAGCACGACCACGGCCAGCACCGCGAGGACCAGGAGGTCACCGGAGCTCGTCGTGAGGATGGCGCCGAACAGGTAGGCCGTGAGGTTGGCCGGGCTGGTGGCCGTCGACTTCGCGATGAGGACCACTCCGAGGGCGATGCCGCCGTAGAACATCACGGCCAGCGCGACGTCGCCGCTGGTCCGGCCCGAGGCCCGGATGAGCTCGATGGCGACCCCGGCGGCCACGGCCGCCAGCAGGGCGGTGAAGACCGGTTGCTGCCCGGTGAGGATGCCGACCGCCACGCCGGCCAGCGCGACGTGGCCCATCCCGTCGCCGATCAGCGACATCCGGCGCTGCACCAGGAAGGTGCCCACGAGCGGGGCGGCGATCCCGGCGAGGAGCGCGGCCAGGAGGGCCTGGCGCATGAAGGCGAGGTCGAGCATCTCGGTCATCGGGGGGCCTTCGGTGCGGGGTCGAGCGGGCCGTCACCGAGCACCCGGCGGCCGGCCGGGGAGCTCGCCGGGTGGTCGTGGTCGTGGTGGTGGCCCGAGCCGGACCCGTGCGCCCGGAGGTGCTCCCGGTACTCGGCCGGGGAGCCGTCGAAGTCGAGGTGCCCGGCGTCCATGCAGACGATGCGGGTGACGACGTCGGAGAGGGCGTCGAGCTCGTGGGTGACGACGAGCATCGAGGTACCGTCGGCCGCCAGCCGCCGCAGCACGTCGGCCAGGGCGAGCTGGTTGACCTGGTCGACGCCGGCGGTGGGCTCGTCCATCACGAGCAGGTCGGGGCGCCCGGCCAGGGCGCGCGCGATGAGCACGCGGCGCTGCTGCCCGCCCGAGAGCGCGGCGACCTCCTCGTCGGCCCGGTCGGCCAGGCCCACGGCGGCGATGGCCGCCCTGACGACGTCGCGGTCCTCGCTCGACGCGGGCCGCCACCAGGGCCGGTGGGGGAGACGGCCGACGGCGACGATCTCGGTGACGGTGGCCCGCACGGCCGCCGACAGCGAGTGCCGCTGCGGCACGTAGCCGATACGGGTGTGCTCGTGGAACTGCTCGCGCGGGGTGCCCAGCAGCAGCACCTCCCCACCCTGGTGCTCGGTGAGACCGAGCAGGCCGCGCACGAGGGTCGACTTGCCCGAGCCGTTGGGCCCCAGCAGCGCCACGACCTCGCCCGGGCGCACCGTCAGGTCGACGCCGGTCACCACCGTGCGGCCGGGGTACCCGAAGGACGCGGACCGCAGCTCGACGAGGGAGGCGGGGCTCAGGGGCACTGCTGCCCGGCCCTCAGGGTGGCGAGGTTGCTCCGCATCACCTCAAGGTAGTCGTTGCCACGCGACGCCGACGTGATCCCCTCGACGGGGTCGAGCACCGCCACCGTCGCTCCGGTCTCGCGGGCCAGGGTGTCGGCCAGGGCGGGGGAGGCGAGGGTCTCGGTGTAGACCGTCGTCACGCCGTGCTCGCGGACGTAGGCCGCGAGGTCGCGCAGGGTGGCGGCATCGGGCTCGGCGTCCGGGCTCAGCCCCGCGATGCCCTCCTGGCGCAGCCCGTAGCGCTGGGCGAGGTAGGCGAACGCGACGTGCCCGGTCACCAGGTCGTCGCTGCGGCAGGACGCGAGCCCGGAGCGCAGCTCCTGGTCGAGGGCGTCGAGCCGCCCGACGAGCGTGGCGGCGTTGGCGCGGTACTCGGCGGCGTGCGCCGGATCGGTGGCGGCGAAGCGCTCACCGATGGCGGTGACGACCTTCTCGAAGCGCACCGGGTCGAGCCAGAAGTGCGGGTCCCGCGCGCTGCCGGTCCCGCCGTCCGCGGCGGCGGTGATGCTGAGGTCGGCGGCCGGGGCCACGTCGAAACCGGCGTCCTTCGCCTGGCTGCGCACCGCGTCGTCGACGGCCGGCTGGAAGCCCGAGAGGTAGACGACGACCTTCGAGGCGCCCAGGGAACCGACGTCCTTGGGGGTCAGCTCGAGGTCGTGGGGCTCGGCGCCGGGCTTGGTCAGCGAGGTCACGCTGACGCGGTCGCCGCCGACCTGCTCGGAGGCCCACTGCAGCGGGTAGAAGGACGCGGTCACCGCGAGCCGGTCGCCGGACGGGCCCGACCCGGTGGCGCTGCCGCAGGCCGTGAGGGCCAGCAGGGCGACGCCGGAGAGGGCGAGGACGACGCGGTTCATGACAACGATTCTCAACAGGAATGAGAACCGTTGTCAAGTTGGCGAGGGCGACGCTCGGGTCTCAGGCGCGGGGGAACGCCTGGGTCACCAGCACGGCCACGACGAGCCCGATGACGGCGACCCGCATCAGCCGCTCGACGCCGGTGAGCCGCGGCCAGGCGAGGGCCAGGATCCACGCGAGCAGCAGCACGACGACCGCCACGAGCAGCCAGCCGGGGGGCGGCAGCAGCACGCCGGCCACCAGCAGGGCCAGCACCGCCAGGAAGGGGACGAAGCGGGGGAGGCCGCTCAGCCACGACACCGCGGGCAGGCTGGCACGCTCGAAGGACTCACGCAGGCTCGACACGGTGGACCACCCTACGGGCTGGCCGCGAAACCGGTTCGGAGCGCCCGTCGCGCGCCGGATAGCCTGTGCGCCATGGCCAACCCCACGTCCGTCGTCGACACCGTCGTCTCCCTCTGCAAGCGCCGCGGCTTCGTCTTCCCCTGCGGCGAGATCTACGGCGGCACGCGCTCGGCCTGGGACTACGGGCCGCTCGGGGTCGAGCTCAAGGAGAACATCAAGCGGCAGTGGTGGCGCTCGATGGTCACCAGCCGTGAGGACGTCGTGGGCCTCGACTCCTCGATCATCCTGCCGCGCCAGACCTGGGTCGCCTCGGGCCACGTCGGCGAGTTCACCGACCCCCTCACCGAGTGCCAGAGCTGCCACAAGCGCTTCCGGGTCGACCACATGCAGGAGGCACTGGCCGACAGGGAGGCCAAGAAGGGCAAGGAGGTCGACCCCGACTCCATCGCGCTGGCCGACATCGCCTGCCCGAACTGCGGCACCCGCGGGCAGTGGACCGAGCCGCGCGAGTTCAACATGATGCTCAAGACCTACCTCGGCGTCATCGAGGACGAGTCGGGGCTGCACTACCTGCGCCCCGAGACCGCCCAGGGCATCTTCATCAACTTCCTCAACGTCATGCAGGCCTCGCGTCGCAAGCCGCCGTTCGGCATCGCCCAGACCGGCAAGAGCTTCCGCAACGAGATCACGCCGGGCAACTTCATCTTCCGCACCCGCGAGTTCGAGCAGATGGAGATGGAGTTCTTCGTCAAGCCCGGCGAGGACGAGCAGTGGCACGAGTACTGGATCGAGGAGCGGATGCGCTGGTACACCGACCTCGGCATCGACCCCGAGAACCTGCGCGTCTACGAGCACCCGCAGGAGAAGCTCTCGCACTACTCCAAGCGCACCGTCGACATCGAGTACCGCTTCGGCTTCACCGGCAGCGAGTGGGGCGAGCTCGAGGGCATCGCCAACCGCACCGACTTCGACCTCAGCACGCACAGCAAGCACTCGGGCACCGACCTGGTCTACTTCGACCAGACCTCCGGCGAGAAGTACACCCCGTACGTCATCGAGCCGGCGGCCGGGCTGTCGCGCAGCCTGATGACGTTCCTCGTCGACGCCTACAGCGAGGACGAGGCCCCCAACACCAAGGGCGGGGTCGACAAGCGCGTCTCGCTCAAGCTCGACCCGCGCCTGGCGCCGGTCAAGGCCGCGGTGCTGCCGCTGTCGCGCAACGCCGACCTCTCGCCCAAGGCCCGCGACCTCGCCGCCGCCCTGCGCAAGCACTGGAACATCGAGTTCGACGACGCGGGGGCCATCGGCCGCCGCTACCGCCGCCAGGACGAGATCGGCACCCCGTTCTGCCTCACCGTCGACTTCGACACCCTCGAGGACCAGGCCGTCACCATCCGCGAGCGCGACACGATGGGCCAGGAGCGGGTGGGGCTCGACCAGGTCGAGGGCTACCTCGCGCAGCGTCTCGTCGGCTGCTGAGGCGCCGCGGGCCCGGGCTCAGGCGCCCGGGCCGAAGGCGTCCCAGACGTCCCGGGCCTCCTCGGGGCGCCCCGCCCGGTCGAGGGCGCGCGCGAGCGCCCCGGCCGCCTCGACCCGCTCGCGGTGCAGGCCGTGGGCGTGCAGCTCGGTGAGTGAGGCCCGCAGCCGCGGCTCGGCCTCCTCGAGCCGGTCGGCGTCGGCCAGCACCGCGCCCGCCTCGGCGCGCAGCACCCGCTCGAAGTCGCCTCCGACCAGGGCCTCGGCCCGTGCGAGCCGCGCCACCGCGTCGTCGGTGCGCCCCCGGCGGGCCAGCAGGTGCGCGCCCTGACGCAGGATGTCGGGCTCGTGCACCTCGGGGTCGAACGCGGCGTCGGGGTCGTCGGCCGGGTGCTCCCGGTCGAACCGCTCCACGTCGCCCAGAACGGCGTCAAGGGCGGTGATCCCGGCGTCGAGGTCCTCGCCGGAGGCCTGCAGCGCCGCGCGTGAGCGGGCGGCGGCGAACACGACGTCGGTGGTCCCGCCGGCCCGGGCCTTGTCGACGGCGTCGTCGAGGTGCGCTGCCGCCGCCTCGAGCTCGTCGGCCTCCCAGGCCGCCATCCCGGCCCGGTACTGCGCATGGCTCGCCTCCTCGAGCCGACCTGCGGCCTCGAAACCGGCCGAGGCGGTGGCGAAGGCCGTGCGCGCGCCGCGCCACGTCCCGAGCGCGCTGTCGGCGTTGCCCAGGGCCCAGGCGGTCGGGCCCACGAGGTCGGGCACGTGCTGGTGGATGAGGGGCAGCGCCGCCTCGAGCAGCTCGGCCGCCTCGGCCGGGCGCCCGGTCTCGACCCAGGCCAGGCCCAGGTGCCGCTGGGCGACCGCCAGGGCCACCGGGTCCCGCAGCCGGGCCGAGACCGCGACGGCGTCGGCGGCGCGGGGCTCGAGCCGTTCCCAGGCCGAGAGGTCGACCAGCAGGTCGCAGTAGGGGAGGAGCACGGCCAGGCGCGGCCCGTCGGCGGACCCGACGGCGGCCAGCGCCTGCTCGTGCAGGTCGGCGGCCCGGTCGAGGTCGCCCGCGGCCCGGGCCATCCGGGCCCGGAGGTCGAGGGCCTGGCCCCGCAGGACCGGGTGGGCACCGACCAGGCGTTCGGCCTCCTCGACCAGGGCGGTCGGGCCGGCCGGGCCGCCGTCGTAGGCCAAGGGGGCCGCGTCGAGGAGGCACAGGGCCTGCCGCGGGGCCAGGCCCAGCCCGGCGTACAACGAGGCCGCGTGCCGCAGCCGCGCGACCGCGTCGGCCGGGCGGGTGGTCAGCGCGTACCACCGCCAGAGCGCGGCGGCGACCTCGGCGTGCCCGTCGGCCTCGGCGCCGGCGGCCAGCGACTCGGCCTCGTCGCGGGCGGCCCGGGCCTCGGGGGAGCCGGGGCCGTGGGCGTCGAGGGCCGCGCGCACCGCGAGCACCGCCAGGTCCCCGCGCGCGTGCCGGAGCGCTCCCTCGTCGCCGGCCCGGCGGGCGAGCCGCTCCGCGAGCCGGAGCCGCTCGGCCTCACGTTCGGGGTCGCGCAGCAGGTGGGCGCTGACCCGGTCGAGGGTGGAGGCCGCTGCCAGGGCGGCGGCGTCGTCGCCGTCCTCGAGGCCGGGCAGGACGCGTTCGCGGGCGGCCAGCCAGCCCCGGAGGGCGGTCTCGAGCGCCGGGTCGACGGCCCGCTGCGCGTCCCGGACGCCCTCCGCCAGGGCCACGACGTCGGCCCCCGTCGTGGGGGCCGGGGCGGAGCGGCCGGCGTCGGTGGGGACGGACGTGAGGTGGGTCGGGGGCAGGGTCGGGCCGTCCGCGACCAGCGCGTCGGAGCAGGCGGCCAGCAGCCGTCGCGAGGTGACGACGGTGCCGCTGCGCGCGTCGAACCGGGCCGCGAGGTCCTCGGCCACGCGGGCGAGCTCGTCCTGCACCTCGACGATGGGACGGCCACCGATCTCGTCGGCGGCCAGCCCGAGGCGCCGGGCGTGGTGCAGCACCCACGCGGCGGTGCCGGCGAACCACATCCGGTCGGCGGCCGTGTGCAGCTCGTCGAGCCAGCCCAGCCGGGGGAGCAGCAGGTCGTAGGCGCGGTCGGTGTTGCCCATCCGCACCAGCACCCGCAGGCAGCGCGCCACGGTGTCGGCCAGCGCCACGTCGTCGGCCACGTCGTACCAGGACCGGCGGAAGGAGGCCGCGGCGCCGTCGAGGTCGCCCAGGCCCGAGCGGATCTCGGCGTCGTGGGACTGGCTGACCTGGGGCTCCTCGGCGCACGTCATACCGCCCGACACCACCCTGGCGAGCACCTCGAGGGCGCGGTGGGGGTCGGACTCGAGGGCGAGCAGGGCCTGGCCGCGGGCCTCGCACGCCGCGCAGTCGCTGCGCCCGTCGCGCGGGGTCTCGAGCCACCGGGCGAGCTCGGCGTCGCGCTCGGCGGGCTCGTCGAGGGCCACGGCCAGCCACGCCCGCGCCGCGTGCACCGGGCGCAGGTGGTAGCCGTCGCCGGTGAACGCCTCCGCCAGGTCGTCGACGGCCGCCCGCCAGGCCGCCAGTGGCACCTCGGGCAGCTTCTCGATCTTCTCGACCGCCCACTTCAGCTTCCAGAGCACGTCGTCGCGCTCGGCCTGTACCAGCCCGTGCTCGGCGCCCAGGGCCCCCCGCAGCCAGGCGACGTGCGTCAGCATCTCCGGGCTGTCGGGGACGTGGAAGAGCGCCGCCGACAGGTCGGTGCGGGCCACGTACTCCTCGGCGAACGAGCCGTGCCGCTGGGCGAGCCGCAGGGCTGCCTGGTGGCCGCGGACGCGGGCCGGCCCGGGTGGCTCGCGGTCGGCGGCGAGCGAGACGTCGGCGAACTCGGGGGAGACGAGGTCCCACTGCATTCAGCCACCTCCGGTGATGACGTGGTCGATGAGGGCGGGCAGCGCGCGCGCGAGGAGGGCGCTGTCGAACGGGGTGCGCGGGTGACCGCCGGCGAGCAGCGCGTGGGCGTAGAGCGCCTCGAGGGCCAGGCGCTGCAGCGTGGGGTCGGCGCCGGCCAGGCGGCGCACCGAGGGGTTGGCCGCGTTGAGCACGAAGGCGGGCCCGGCGGCCGTCGGGTCCGCGAGCGAGGCCAGGGCGGCGCCCCAGGGGCCGTCGGCCAGGCCGGCCAGGTCGGCCACCGAGCGCCGGTCGCGGTCGCGCTCGGCGGCGTCTCCGACGAGGAGCATCGCCTGCAGCGACTCCGGCCGGAACCGCCGCACGATGGGCTCGGCCTCGGCCCGTGCCAGCACCGCGCGGGCGACGTCGAGGAGCGGGAGGAACACCGCCTCCGCGTCGGCGTCGAGACGGTCGACGTGCGTGGTGAGCTCCTCGGGCGGCATCCGGCGTGACTCGGCACCGGGGGTGCGGGCCACGAACCGCTCGACGATGGCCGCGTCGTAGGCGTAGCCGGCGTTGAGGACCGGGATGCCCTGCGCGGCCGCGACCGTGGCCACCTGGCGGAAGTGCTCGAGCGTGTCGACGTAGGTGATGATCCGCTGCTGGGCGGCGAACTCGGTGAGGGTCGCGGTGCCCGTGGTGGTCTCCCACGGCAGCACGTCGGCGACGACGTCGAGCATGGCGTCGTCCTGCGCCGCCATCGCCTTCGCCCCGAGGTGGTGCACCGCGAAGAACGCCTGGGCGCGCGGCCGGTCGGTGGCCGCCATCCGCAGCAGCCACGTGCGCAGCTGGGCGCCGAGCCGGTCGCGCACGGCGTCGAGGGTCGCGTCGGTGCGCAGGGCCTCCCGTGAGGCGGTGAGCCCGAGCCCCGACACGTCGACGACCGCGCGGACGAACGTCGCCCAGGGCGGTAGCAGGTCGTGGTCGTTCTCGGTCACGAGCATCCGCTGGGCGTACACGCGGGCCGTGGGGCGCGCGGCCGAGGCGGTCGGGACGACGTACGCGTACCCCCGCAGCCCCGTCGCCGGGTCGGCCAGCGGCACCACGTCGAGGGGCGCGAAGCCGAGGACGTCCTGGCACCAGGCCGCCGCCCGGCCGAGCAGCGGGGCGCCGTCGGCCTCCTCCCACGGGAAGCGGGCGCGGGCGCAGCGCACCGGCCCGTCGGCCGTCTCGACCACGAGGTCGACGTCGAGGTGGCGGGCGTAGGTGGCGACCAGGCGGAGCACGGAGGCGGCCCGCAGGAGCTCGGCGGCGCTCCCGCGGGGGGCGAGCGACACCGTGGTGCCGGGGGTCCCTCTGGCGGTGGTGCGCTCGAGGGTGTAGCCGCCGTCGTCGCGCCCGCGCCAGCGCACCGCGTGGGCGGCGCCGGCCGTCTCGGTCTCGACCGCGATCTCGTCGGTGACCAGGAAGCACGAGAGCAGCCCGATGCCGAAGCGGCCCAGGTAGGAGTCGCGCGCCATCCCCAGGGCGTCGCGCTTGGTCGAGGCCCCGATGGTCGACAGGGCCGTGCGGACCCCGTGCTCGTCGAGCCCGATGCCCGCGTCGACGACGTGCAGCCGGCCGTCGGCGGAGACGTCGGCCGGCACGACCCGCACCGTGGCCGGAGCGGACGGGTCGTGCTCGCGGCGGGCCGTGGAGGCGTCGACGGCGTTCTGCACCAGCTCGCGCAGGTACACCCGCGGGCTCGAGTACAGGTGGTGCGAGAGGAGGTCGACGACCCCCCGCAGGTCGACGTGGAACACCTCGTCCGCCTCGGCCATGCCTCGATCGAACCAGATGGCGGCCCTCGGTGGGGTGCCGCTGACGCCCGGTCGGGCCCAGAACGGCCGGTGTGGTCCACGATGGGAGCGTGAGCGACGCGAAGGTGGCCCGGTGACCGGGGAGGGCGCGCGCCGTCGCCGCGACGACGTCGCCGACTTCCTCCAGTTCGCCGCCGCCCGCCAGACCCCGGTCCTGCGGGCCGCGACCGTGGTGGCCCGCGATCCTCGGGCCGCGCACGAGGCGGCGGTGCGCACCCTGGCCGCGCTCGCCGCCGACTGGCCCCGGGTGCGCGAGGAGGGGCCGGAGGGC
Proteins encoded in this window:
- the recO gene encoding DNA repair protein RecO, with amino-acid sequence MPLYRDEAIVLRTHKLGEADRIVTVLSRRLGKLRMVGKGVRRTKSRFGARLEPGMHIDVQCYEGRNLDTVTQVETLDSWGETISRDYRSWTSAVAVLETCDRLTEEREPALQQYLLLAGALRSMADRDHDAGLVLDAYLLRAMAIGGYAPSFHDCAKCGAPGPHRAFHVAAGGVVCPVCRPPGSAAPAPETLRLLAALLAGDWAPADASDDRHRHEGSGLTAAFLQWHLERGIRSLRMVER
- a CDS encoding isoprenyl transferase, whose amino-acid sequence is MSGPTPYARPFPHPSGAVAPVVDAAKLPRHVAVVMDGNGRWANQRGLPRTKGHEAGEAALLDVVAGAIEVGVTHLSAYAFSTENWKRSPDEVRFLMGFNRDVIRRRRDHLHEWGVRMRWVGRRPRLWGSVIKELETAQELTRHNTGLTLYFCVNYGGRAEIGDAVGRIAHDVAAGRLKASSVDERTVARYLPEPDMPDVDLFVRSSGEQRTSNFLLWQSAYAEMVFQNRLWPDYDRRDLWAAVQEYVDRERRYGGAVDAPTAGP
- a CDS encoding Fur family transcriptional regulator; the encoded protein is MTDASTRPERRPTRQRAALSDELAGTAEFRSAQDIHASLSASGTRVGLATVYRNLQAMAADGEVDVIRTTEGESVYRACASEQHHHHVVCRGCGLTVEVTGDAVERWAEAVARDHGFSHVRHTLEIDGLCAACAVRDPR
- a CDS encoding metal ABC transporter permease; amino-acid sequence: MTEMLDLAFMRQALLAALLAGIAAPLVGTFLVQRRMSLIGDGMGHVALAGVAVGILTGQQPVFTALLAAVAAGVAIELIRASGRTSGDVALAVMFYGGIALGVVLIAKSTATSPANLTAYLFGAILTTSSGDLLVLAVLAVVVLVTTVLLRPRFFAVANDEEYARAAGMPVMAYNLVLAVLTAVTVVVSMRVVGLLLISALMIIPNATAQLLARSFAASVRWAVLLGVLCSVGGVVVSYQAETPSGGTIVLLAIAAFLVVNLGATVVARLRRAAHARAERHDHEHGPVCGHAAVEHGDHVDYLHDGHRHAAHEEHYDEHGEHEEVGTR
- a CDS encoding metal ABC transporter ATP-binding protein, translating into MPLSPASLVELRSASFGYPGRTVVTGVDLTVRPGEVVALLGPNGSGKSTLVRGLLGLTEHQGGEVLLLGTPREQFHEHTRIGYVPQRHSLSAAVRATVTEIVAVGRLPHRPWWRPASSEDRDVVRAAIAAVGLADRADEEVAALSGGQQRRVLIARALAGRPDLLVMDEPTAGVDQVNQLALADVLRRLAADGTSMLVVTHELDALSDVVTRIVCMDAGHLDFDGSPAEYREHLRAHGSGSGHHHDHDHPASSPAGRRVLGDGPLDPAPKAPR
- a CDS encoding metal ABC transporter substrate-binding protein, which produces MNRVVLALSGVALLALTACGSATGSGPSGDRLAVTASFYPLQWASEQVGGDRVSVTSLTKPGAEPHDLELTPKDVGSLGASKVVVYLSGFQPAVDDAVRSQAKDAGFDVAPAADLSITAAADGGTGSARDPHFWLDPVRFEKVVTAIGERFAATDPAHAAEYRANAATLVGRLDALDQELRSGLASCRSDDLVTGHVAFAYLAQRYGLRQEGIAGLSPDAEPDAATLRDLAAYVREHGVTTVYTETLASPALADTLARETGATVAVLDPVEGITSASRGNDYLEVMRSNLATLRAGQQCP
- a CDS encoding DUF6703 family protein, with the translated sequence MRRATGAPNRFRGQPVGWSTVSSLRESFERASLPAVSWLSGLPRFVPFLAVLALLVAGVLLPPPGWLLVAVVVLLLAWILALAWPRLTGVERLMRVAVIGLVVAVLVTQAFPRA
- a CDS encoding glycine--tRNA ligase, whose protein sequence is MANPTSVVDTVVSLCKRRGFVFPCGEIYGGTRSAWDYGPLGVELKENIKRQWWRSMVTSREDVVGLDSSIILPRQTWVASGHVGEFTDPLTECQSCHKRFRVDHMQEALADREAKKGKEVDPDSIALADIACPNCGTRGQWTEPREFNMMLKTYLGVIEDESGLHYLRPETAQGIFINFLNVMQASRRKPPFGIAQTGKSFRNEITPGNFIFRTREFEQMEMEFFVKPGEDEQWHEYWIEERMRWYTDLGIDPENLRVYEHPQEKLSHYSKRTVDIEYRFGFTGSEWGELEGIANRTDFDLSTHSKHSGTDLVYFDQTSGEKYTPYVIEPAAGLSRSLMTFLVDAYSEDEAPNTKGGVDKRVSLKLDPRLAPVKAAVLPLSRNADLSPKARDLAAALRKHWNIEFDDAGAIGRRYRRQDEIGTPFCLTVDFDTLEDQAVTIRERDTMGQERVGLDQVEGYLAQRLVGC
- a CDS encoding HSP90 family protein, producing MAEADEVFHVDLRGVVDLLSHHLYSSPRVYLRELVQNAVDASTARREHDPSAPATVRVVPADVSADGRLHVVDAGIGLDEHGVRTALSTIGASTKRDALGMARDSYLGRFGIGLLSCFLVTDEIAVETETAGAAHAVRWRGRDDGGYTLERTTARGTPGTTVSLAPRGSAAELLRAASVLRLVATYARHLDVDLVVETADGPVRCARARFPWEEADGAPLLGRAAAWCQDVLGFAPLDVVPLADPATGLRGYAYVVPTASAARPTARVYAQRMLVTENDHDLLPPWATFVRAVVDVSGLGLTASREALRTDATLDAVRDRLGAQLRTWLLRMAATDRPRAQAFFAVHHLGAKAMAAQDDAMLDVVADVLPWETTTGTATLTEFAAQQRIITYVDTLEHFRQVATVAAAQGIPVLNAGYAYDAAIVERFVARTPGAESRRMPPEELTTHVDRLDADAEAVFLPLLDVARAVLARAEAEPIVRRFRPESLQAMLLVGDAAERDRDRRSVADLAGLADGPWGAALASLADPTAAGPAFVLNAANPSVRRLAGADPTLQRLALEALYAHALLAGGHPRTPFDSALLARALPALIDHVITGGG